In Gemmatimonadota bacterium, the DNA window CGGAGGATGGGCTTCGGGCTATCTGCCTGAAGGAGCGCTGCAAAGTATGGTGGTGGATGGGGTGATTGCCGGAGTGGGAGGCGTGGTCATTTTTTTGCCCCAGATTTGTATTCTGTTCCTCTTTATTGCCATACTGGAAGATTGTGGATATATGGCCCGCGCGGCGCTGTTGATGGATCGCCTGTTAACGCCGTGTGGTTTGTCGGGGAAGTCTTTTATTCCCCTGTTGTCGAGTTTTGCCTGTGCGATTCCGGGTGTGATGGCTACGCGGACTATCAATGACCCCAAAGATCGCATTGCCACGATGCTGGTTGCGCCGTTGATGAGTTGCTCTGCGCGTTTGCCGGTGTACGCGATTTTTATTGGGGCTTTTATTCCCGCCCGAGATGTTTGGGGGGGGATTGGGTTGCAGGGGCTTACGCTTTTCGCGCTGTACTGCGTTGGTATTGTTGTGGCTATTCCCATTGCGTGGATTTTAAAAAAGACGCTGTTGAGAGGGCAGCCCACGCCTTTTTTGCTCGAGTTGCCGTCTTACAAAATACCAGATGTGGGCACTGTTGGGATGCGTATTTATCAAAGTGCGAGGCATTTTCTCGAAAGAGCTGGCACATTGATTCTCGCCGCGACGATTGTGATGTGGGCACTGGCGTATTTCCCGAGGTCTGAAACAATTGCCGAACATTACGAGGCTGAGCGCGAGCGATTAGTTGGGGCATCGGAGGAGGTTTTGGATGATTTGCGCGCGAAAGAGGCCGGCGAGATGCTCCAGCAGAGTTTTCTGGGGCGGATGGGACATGCTGTTGAACCCGTCGTAGAGCCATTGGGATGGGATTGGCGGATTGGGATGGCGGCACTGGCATCTTTCCCTGCGAGGGAAGTAATTGTCGCTGTTCTGGGGACTATTTATAGTCTGGGAGAGGTAGATGAGGAATCGGCGTCGCTTAGAGACGCGCTTCGGTCTGCGACCTGGTCTGATGGACGAAAGGTGTTTAATATCCCGGTCGCACTGTCTATTATGGTATTTTTTGCACTGTGCGCGCAGTGCGTTTCCACCCTTGCGGTTATTCAACGCGAAACGGGGGCCTGGCGGTGGCCCGTGCTGACTTTTGTTTATATGACGGTGCTCGCCTATATCGGCGCATTTGTGACTTATCGCCTCGGAATGGCGCTCGGATGGGGGTAATGGTATGACCGACTGGCAAAATTGGATCGCGGTTGCAGTGGCACTCTGGTGTGCCTATCGCGTTATTGGTGAGGTCGTAAGGCCGTTTTTGACTTCGTCTTGTTCCGGCTGTGGCGGGGAAGCAAAGCGCGAGGGTTTGATAGAGATTGAATAATTAGGGAAATACGGAAGTTTCGTTTTGTATAAAAAACCCTTCAATCTATGGATTGAGGGTTTTTTCTTTTCTTGACCATATCCCCTGATTTTTATATTTTTAGCTCTGACTAAATTTTATTTTAGCAGCAATATAAGAATTGTTGTAGGCATATATAATGGAGGGTATATGTATAGATTTTTCATTATGGCTGGTGTTTTATTGCTGTGCGCGTGTGGCGGAGGCGAAACGCCGCCGGTTGAACAGGATAAAAAGCTGGTGGTGTGTACGACCGGAATGGTCGGCGATCTGGTGCGCCATGTTGCAGGGGATCGCGCTGAGGTGATTTCCCTGATGGGGCCTGGAATTGACCCGCATTATTACAAGGCGACGCAGGGCGATTTGCAGAAACTGTCTCGAGCGGATGTGATATTTTACAATGGTCTCTTTCTGGAAGGCAAGCTGGAAGGTATTTTTGAAAAGATGGCGCGCAGCAAGACGGTGATTCCAGTATCGCGGGATATTTCCAAAGAGAGGCTGCGGAAACCGGTTGCTGGAAAAGGGGAGCACGATCCACATATCTGGTTTGACGTCAGCATGTGGGCAGAGACCCTGTCCGTAGTTGTCCAGACGCTGAGCGGGCGTGACGCCGATGGTGCAGGTGTGTTTCGCGCCAATGCCGAGGCGTATCGCAAGCAATTGCTCGATCTCGACGCCTGGGCAAAAGCGCAGATTGGGCGCATTCCCAGCGACCAGCGCGTGTTGATTACAGCACACGACGCCTTTGGATATTTTGGTCTTGCTTACGGCATTGAAGTGCGCGGGCTTCAGGGAATTTCGACTGTGGCCGAATACGGCGTCAACGATGTGTCGCTGCTGGTAGATTTTATCGTCAAACGGCGGGTAAAAGCCATTTTTGTGGAAAGCAGTGTGCCCGAGCGTTCGATCAATGCCGTGCGCGAAGGGTGCAAGGCGCAGGGATGGAATGTTGCAATTGGTGGAACTCTGTATTCCGACGCGATGGGACCTGCGGGCAGTGGGGCCGATACGTACATCGGCATGGTAAGGTCAAATGTGAACACAATTGTCGAGGTATTAAAATAATGTTACACGCAGTTGATGAATCGGTGACGCCCATTCATATTCACGATATGACGGTGGCGTATCACAAGAAACCCGTTCTTTGGGATGTGGATCTCGCGGTGCCAGAAGGCAAACTCGTGGGGGTTGTGGGTCCAAATGGCGCGGGCAAGAGCACGATGATCAAAGCCATTATGGATCTCGTGC includes these proteins:
- a CDS encoding manganese transporter, which gives rise to MYRFFIMAGVLLLCACGGGETPPVEQDKKLVVCTTGMVGDLVRHVAGDRAEVISLMGPGIDPHYYKATQGDLQKLSRADVIFYNGLFLEGKLEGIFEKMARSKTVIPVSRDISKERLRKPVAGKGEHDPHIWFDVSMWAETLSVVVQTLSGRDADGAGVFRANAEAYRKQLLDLDAWAKAQIGRIPSDQRVLITAHDAFGYFGLAYGIEVRGLQGISTVAEYGVNDVSLLVDFIVKRRVKAIFVESSVPERSINAVREGCKAQGWNVAIGGTLYSDAMGPAGSGADTYIGMVRSNVNTIVEVLK
- the feoB gene encoding ferrous iron transport protein B, with amino-acid sequence MNIANRERPYVGRATVAVVGNPNTGKTTLFNALTGLSQRVGNFPGVTVERKVGQLTLPNAGAVDLLDLPGTYSLSAKSPDELIAVEALMGLLESESTIQAVLVVLDASNLRRSLYVVSQLLEIDLPLVVALNMLDVAKARGIVIDAPALSERLGVPVIPIQANKRVGLDELKEALSRVVEKGRVPSRSPISPQSWWVEADQLARKYEGVSTGLALRVLVDNQNAFTSHVVERFGDDFAADLHALRAQINADDALANREIEWRYRWIDEVLDDVLRDPEPLRVTRSDQLDRILTHPLWGSLSFAVIMAFVFQSIFSWAVPLMDGIDALFGTVGGWASGYLPEGALQSMVVDGVIAGVGGVVIFLPQICILFLFIAILEDCGYMARAALLMDRLLTPCGLSGKSFIPLLSSFACAIPGVMATRTINDPKDRIATMLVAPLMSCSARLPVYAIFIGAFIPARDVWGGIGLQGLTLFALYCVGIVVAIPIAWILKKTLLRGQPTPFLLELPSYKIPDVGTVGMRIYQSARHFLERAGTLILAATIVMWALAYFPRSETIAEHYEAERERLVGASEEVLDDLRAKEAGEMLQQSFLGRMGHAVEPVVEPLGWDWRIGMAALASFPAREVIVAVLGTIYSLGEVDEESASLRDALRSATWSDGRKVFNIPVALSIMVFFALCAQCVSTLAVIQRETGAWRWPVLTFVYMTVLAYIGAFVTYRLGMALGWG